The proteins below are encoded in one region of Sinorhizobium meliloti:
- a CDS encoding dihydroxyacetone kinase family protein translates to MTTIFDAPEDFATTALAGFAAIYQRNVRLVKGGVVRSTKVPKGKVAVVVGGGSGHYPAFAGYVGPGLADAAVAGDVFASPSTAAVARVCRHADQGGGVLLGFGNYAGDVLNFGVAAERLRSEGIDVRILPVTDDVASAPAETSAKRRGIAGDLVVFKIAGAAAEAGKSLDEVERLARHANDRTVSFGVAFGGCTLPGAAGPLFTVPKGQMALGLGIHGEPGVSEETIATASDLAKLLTGKLLAERPEGSRKVAAVLNGLGSTKYEELFVLWTAVARQLNDAGLEIVDPECGEFVTSLDMQGCSLTLLWLDEELEALWRAPTDAPVLRKGVIIAAEPATDEIVDADGPQSFGPASDASKESGKCIARLIGNIAEALKEAEEELGRIDAFAGDGDHGQGMRRGSAAAFDAAQTAVVAGAGAASVLAAAGDAWADRAGGTSGAIWGLALRSWSNALSDEDKVSDAAIVKGSRLALDGVTRLGRARVGDKTLVDALVPFVATLERESAAGRPLVEAWNAAAKAAQEAADATSALTPKLGRARPLAEKSIGHPDAGAVSLALVARVAGAFLREAAAG, encoded by the coding sequence ATGACCACGATCTTTGACGCTCCGGAAGATTTCGCCACGACCGCACTCGCCGGTTTCGCAGCGATCTATCAGCGCAACGTCCGCCTGGTGAAGGGCGGCGTCGTGCGCTCGACCAAGGTGCCGAAGGGCAAGGTCGCCGTCGTGGTCGGCGGCGGCTCGGGACATTACCCGGCCTTTGCCGGTTATGTCGGGCCGGGGCTCGCCGACGCGGCGGTCGCCGGCGATGTCTTTGCCTCGCCCTCGACTGCCGCGGTAGCCCGCGTCTGCCGCCATGCCGACCAGGGCGGCGGAGTGCTTCTCGGCTTCGGCAATTACGCCGGCGACGTCCTGAATTTCGGGGTTGCTGCCGAACGGCTTCGCTCCGAAGGCATCGACGTGCGCATCCTGCCGGTGACCGACGACGTGGCGAGTGCGCCCGCGGAAACGTCTGCCAAGCGCCGCGGGATTGCCGGCGACCTCGTCGTCTTCAAGATTGCCGGCGCGGCAGCCGAAGCCGGCAAGTCGCTCGACGAGGTCGAACGGCTCGCGCGTCATGCCAATGATCGGACGGTATCCTTCGGCGTCGCCTTCGGCGGCTGCACGCTTCCGGGTGCTGCCGGCCCGCTCTTCACCGTGCCGAAGGGCCAGATGGCGCTCGGGCTCGGCATTCACGGCGAACCGGGCGTCAGCGAGGAGACGATCGCGACGGCGAGCGATCTCGCAAAGCTCCTTACCGGCAAGCTTCTTGCCGAGCGCCCCGAGGGCTCCAGGAAGGTGGCCGCCGTGCTGAACGGCCTCGGCTCGACCAAATATGAAGAACTCTTCGTGCTCTGGACGGCGGTCGCCAGACAGCTCAATGACGCGGGTCTTGAAATCGTCGACCCCGAATGCGGCGAATTCGTCACCAGCCTCGACATGCAGGGCTGCTCGCTCACCCTTCTCTGGCTGGACGAAGAGCTGGAGGCGCTCTGGCGCGCGCCCACGGATGCGCCGGTGCTGCGCAAGGGCGTGATCATTGCCGCCGAACCGGCGACCGACGAGATCGTAGACGCCGACGGACCGCAGTCTTTCGGCCCTGCATCGGACGCCTCGAAGGAAAGCGGCAAATGCATCGCCCGGCTGATCGGCAATATTGCCGAGGCGCTCAAGGAGGCGGAAGAGGAGCTCGGCCGCATCGACGCCTTTGCCGGCGACGGCGATCACGGCCAGGGCATGCGCCGCGGTTCTGCCGCCGCATTCGACGCAGCACAGACCGCGGTCGTGGCGGGGGCAGGGGCTGCAAGCGTACTTGCTGCCGCGGGCGACGCCTGGGCGGACCGCGCCGGCGGCACCTCGGGCGCCATCTGGGGCCTGGCTCTGCGCTCCTGGAGCAATGCCCTCAGCGATGAGGATAAGGTGAGCGACGCGGCGATCGTGAAGGGCTCCCGCCTCGCACTCGACGGCGTCACGCGCCTCGGCCGCGCGCGGGTGGGCGACAAGACGCTGGTCGACGCGCTGGTGCCCTTCGTGGCGACGCTGGAAAGGGAATCCGCCGCCGGCAGGCCGCTTGTGGAAGCCTGGAACGCGGCGGCCAAGGCCGCACAAGAGGCCGCCGATGCGACCTCCGCGCTGACCCCGAAACTCGGCCGGGCGCGGCCGCTGGCCGAAAAGAGCATCGGCCACCCGGATGCGGGTGCGGTCTCGCTGGCGCTGGTGGCACGGGTCGCGGGTGCGTTTTTGAGGGAAGCTGCGGCGGGTTGA
- a CDS encoding DapH/DapD/GlmU-related protein — protein sequence MSQKLGPEPTIHPTASVVNSTLGRYTEVQERSRLDEVEFGDYSYIMQDGSIWCATVGKFVNIAAAVRINATNHPTWRATLHHFTYRAPMYWDDAEPDHDLFAWRRQNRVTIGHDVWIGHGATVLPGVSVGNGAVIGAGAVVSKDVAPYTIVGGVPAKLIRDRFTARIGEAMDRLAWWDWDHAKLRHALDDFRELTAEEFLVRYS from the coding sequence ATGAGCCAGAAACTCGGCCCCGAACCCACCATCCATCCGACTGCGAGCGTCGTGAACTCGACCCTCGGCCGCTACACCGAAGTCCAGGAACGCTCGCGCCTCGACGAGGTCGAGTTCGGCGACTATTCCTACATCATGCAGGACGGTTCGATCTGGTGCGCGACGGTCGGCAAATTCGTCAACATCGCCGCGGCCGTGCGCATCAATGCCACCAACCACCCGACTTGGCGGGCGACGCTGCATCATTTCACCTATCGCGCACCTATGTACTGGGACGATGCGGAGCCCGACCACGATCTCTTCGCCTGGCGGCGGCAGAACCGGGTGACGATCGGCCACGACGTCTGGATCGGCCACGGCGCTACGGTCCTGCCCGGCGTGAGCGTCGGCAACGGAGCCGTGATCGGCGCCGGCGCCGTCGTCTCCAAGGACGTCGCGCCCTACACGATCGTCGGCGGGGTCCCTGCGAAACTCATCCGCGACCGCTTCACAGCCAGGATCGGCGAAGCCATGGACCGGCTCGCCTGGTGGGATTGGGATCACGCCAAGCTGCGCCACGCGCTGGACGATTTCCGGGAACTGACGGCGGAGGAGTTTCTTGTGCGGTATAGTTAG
- the phnL gene encoding phosphonate C-P lyase system protein PhnL, with translation MPTPLVVSEVAKSFTMHLRDGVRLPVVANVSFSVKAGECVVLGGPSGVGKSSILKMLYGNYGVDEGQILVEHDGRLVNLATAEPRTVLEVRRTTLGYVSQFLRVVPRVSALDIVAEPLQARGVAATEARERAAELLSRLNLPRELWALPPATFSGGEQQRVNIARGFITDHKILLLDEPTASLDAKNRAVVVEMIAGKKAAGTALIGIFHDEEVREAVADRIIDVSEFSPRKYAA, from the coding sequence ATGCCAACTCCCCTCGTTGTCTCGGAAGTCGCGAAAAGCTTCACCATGCACCTTCGCGACGGCGTGCGCCTGCCGGTGGTCGCGAATGTCTCCTTCTCGGTGAAGGCCGGCGAATGCGTCGTGCTCGGCGGCCCCTCCGGCGTCGGCAAGAGCTCGATCCTCAAGATGCTCTACGGAAATTACGGCGTCGACGAAGGCCAGATCCTGGTGGAACATGACGGCCGCCTGGTGAACCTCGCGACGGCCGAGCCGCGCACCGTGCTCGAGGTGCGCCGCACGACGCTCGGCTATGTCAGCCAGTTTCTGCGTGTCGTGCCGCGCGTCTCCGCCCTCGACATCGTCGCCGAGCCCTTGCAGGCACGCGGTGTGGCGGCGACGGAAGCGCGGGAGCGCGCGGCCGAGCTGCTTTCGAGGCTCAACCTGCCGAGGGAACTCTGGGCTCTGCCGCCGGCCACCTTCTCCGGCGGCGAGCAGCAGCGGGTCAACATCGCCCGCGGTTTCATCACCGACCACAAGATCCTGCTCCTCGACGAACCGACGGCGTCGCTCGACGCGAAGAACCGCGCCGTGGTGGTGGAAATGATCGCCGGGAAGAAGGCGGCCGGCACGGCGCTGATCGGCATTTTCCATGACGAGGAGGTGCGCGAGGCGGTCGCCGATCGCATCATCGACGTCTCGGAATTCTCGCCGAGGAAATACGCCGCATGA